A genome region from Brassica oleracea var. oleracea cultivar TO1000 chromosome C2, BOL, whole genome shotgun sequence includes the following:
- the LOC106323740 gene encoding uncharacterized protein LOC106323740, with amino-acid sequence MTHRHAFEALDKSLRDILSLHDPKARTLRFGGKTVLLGGDFREILPVIPQGTRADIVSASISHSYLWESCHKFTLQKNMRLTEDEKEFSNYVLRVGDGNPLPTEVNEFDEDEEDQLISIDRTLVEELSSDPHKQILEATYGRTDQWKGTKQDYT; translated from the coding sequence ATGACACATAGGCATGCTTTCGAAGCCCTCGATAAGTCCTTGAGAGACATTCTTTCTTTACATGATCCCAAAGCCAGAACTCTCCGATTCGGCGGAAAAACGGTTCTTCTAGGAGGTGATTTTAGAGAGATCTTACCAGTCATCCCACAAGGCACCAGAGCTGATATTGTCTCTGCCTCCATAAGTCATTCATATTTATGGGAATCATGCCACAAATTCACCCTCCAGAAGAATATGCGCCTCACCGAAGATGAGAAAGAGTTCTCCAACTACGTCCTGAGGGTTGGCGATGGGAACCCCCTACCTACTGAGGTGAATGAATTTGATGAAGATGAAGAGGATCAGCTCATTTCTATTGACCGAACGTTGGTCGAGGAGCTCAGCTCAGATCCTCACAAACAAATTCTAGAAGCTACTTACGGGCGAACTGACCAGTGGAAAGGAACCAAGCAAGACTATACATAA
- the LOC106323741 gene encoding uncharacterized protein LOC106323741, with amino-acid sequence MFGESGSHTCASSSSTPGSSFPETVPDSQSSQRVSQSPLFGAPPVPPYFLPPVPRFDAPPAHYDHVPEEAPPPMAVGIHPDLLVPPSAPYAIYTVEDLLAQQGREGLPVLDPDQPDETLWFGVDGSVARNVAEVTKGYFPDAHPNWKLTPDHVRKTWFKMFAQKYHWSIGVNERVKKTFIGKAKTRLLDTLSNWKDDWIVKGYKQGKPAELTTSVWDGLIHFWNMPSSIKVSNSCSTSRQKDEQGNGPMLHTTGQKSHGGFRMDMAKETARRQGVEWIRA; translated from the exons ATGTTTGGTGAGTCTGGTAGTCATACATGCGCATCATCTTCTTCAACTCCCGGTTCTTCGTTTCCGGAGACTGTCCCCGACTCTCAGTCTTCTCAGAGAGTTTCTCAGTCGCCTCTTTTTGGTGCACCACCGGTTCCTCCATATTTTCTGCCACCGGTTCCTCGGTTTGATGCGCCACCCGCGCATTATGATCATGTTCCAGAGGAGGCACCTCCTCCGATGGCGGTCGGGATTCATCCCGATTTGCTGGTGCCACCGAGTGCTCCTTATGCTATTTACACAGTCGAGGACCTTCTCGCTCAGCAAGGCAGAGAAGGTTTACCAGTCCTAGACCCCGACCAACCGGACGAAACTTTGTG GTTTGGAGTTGATGGTTCTGTCGCTCGGAACGTAGCCGAGGTAACCAAAGGCTACTTCCCCGACGCTCATCCGAACTGGAAATTGACGCCAGACCACGTCAGAAAAACGTGGTTCAAAATGTTCGCC CAAAAATATCATTGGTCCATAGGGGTGAACGAGAGGGTGAAAAAAACGTTTATTGGAAAGGCGAAAACTCGATTGTTGGACACGTTATCCAACTGGAAGGATGATTGGATCGTGAAGGGTTATAAGCAGGGAAAACCCGCTGAGCTCACCACGTCTGTGTGGGATGGCCTCATCCATTTTTGGAACATGCCATCGTCCATTAAAGTCTCCAACAGTTGCTCCACCTCCCGTCAGAAAGATGAGCAAGGCAACGGGCCGATGCTTCATACTACGGGTCAAAAATCCCACGGCGGTTTCCGTATGGATATG GCCAAAGAGACGGCTCGTCGGCAGGGAGTTGAGTGGATTAGAGCTTGA